The sequence acaaaaaataaaccaaattccagAGTtcccaaaatatgtgggttttttattgcaaaagagtattttaattcactgcaacattagatctataaatagtgaaacattgtaagtacactagatgaaacatcttttgtggaAAAAGGGGATAGAGAAGTGGGTGGGCCCAGCAGGTGCGCACgtggggggaggggcgcgcgggggaagcgcccgatccggctcccccTGCGCCGGACGACCGGCTTTAAGCATTTTCgcactaaattacatatgttttTATTTAAATGTTCATTACTTATATCAACTTACCTATATAATTTTAGAACTTACagtgtaaatacactaaaattacatactccctctgtctcctaatataagggattttgacattttgcttgcactgtttaaccattcgtcttattaaaaaaatttgaattattattattttttacttactttattattcaaagtactttaagcacaacttttcgttttttatatttgtacaaattttttgaataagaagagtggtcaaacagttcaagcaaaatgtcaaatatcttatattaggagacggagggagtatgtattttTGATACATgttgactatttttttataaaaaatacgaCGATAGTCcctttgtgcaattagttttgtcAGCATAAATTTGTTGAACATGATAAATGTCTACAATGCTTTTTTTTATGAACCGGCATAAAAGAgtaatataaaagaaaaaatagggGCCTACCTGTCATAttattcatgaaaaatattCAACATTtctttacattgtaagtccgaAAACAAGCCCATTCACACCTTTATTGGTATGCAAACTCTCACCCGATAACAACTAATAGTATCCTGATTGGGTTTGCGTGTAAAGAAACACAGATTTTAAAGCAGCATCAACGGTCAAAAAAATCTAACTACCAAACAAAATACAAATTTGTGGTCACACAAATATAGCGTTTCCGAAAACTACCTAAGCAATTGCAAAATGTGATTTACTTGCTTCTGCTGAAGCTCAACTGTTCACGGTTTTACCTCTTTCTTTACTTTTGCTATAAGAGATAAGACAAACACAGTTTGGAAGACTTCGATTTCTTTCCTTCAAGACCTTCAACATCGttaaaggtactccctccgtcctataatattttgagtttttacatgtactatttgaccactcgtcttattcaaaaaattttaaaattatttttttttacttactttattatccaaaatactttaaacacaacttttcattttttatatttacataaatttttttaataagacgagtggtcaaacactaaaaacaaaaactcaaaatcccttatattatgagacggagaaagtataaaatatcaaaattactGTTACCCCAACTAATAATCAGAGACAGCCACTGATTAACACACGCGACACCATACTTACACCCCTACGAATTCATCCCTAACACACATTCAAATAGATAGATACCAACGACGCATTGCTAATCTCAATCTCATTGAAATCCTCTTGAAGTCCACATGCACGTGCATGCATCCACGATCTTACCATCACATACACTATTTGCAGTGTGCTCTGTTCTTTACTGTACATGCGAGGTCAGCTACAAATTATTCAAAACTCTGTAGTGTGTTTTTACAGAGAGTgagttattgaaaaaaaaaacagttgttATTGAACTAGTACTGTACTACTTTTTCTTTCCCTCGAGTTTGTTAGGTAGGATGTGTGGTGAGGAACCGAGGATCGTCCATCCGTATCGTTAGTTGGGTTGTCATGTTTTTCTCCCCTTCATATGGTCCGTGCCTGTGGAGCCCGAGGTCTTTGCATTGGAGCAAGTTCTATAATATAGTGGGTCCTGAACTCCTGATATAGTGGGTCCTGATTACGGTTAAGACAGTTATAACTCATTTCATGACAATTTCACCTGACTTATGGGTCCTTCCATCCATGTACTCGCGCCTAATTGGTCGGAGGTGTGTTTCCTCGCATGATGGGtgtgttttctccttaaaatacccgcatacacatatttcatcaacattagtgaaattgattagtaataatctctaccactaagttggatactgtcagggttacggatgaGACATACATCCTATCCTACGATTAACCAAGTATACTGGATTGGTATACCCCATATCTTATGATTTGTTTCCGTATGCGATAaggaaatatataaaatattacgGAAAATACCCTTACAGGCTAGTAACTATCAGAATCCTACTCGGAAAAGATAGGGATAATTCTATATCGTGGAGGGTTTGTTGTCTCCGGGTTCTACTTGAAGACTAAGGCAATTCACAGTATAAAGGCATACTCCTTGAGGAGTTCATGATCATCGAATCATAGCGCCAGCACACCCACCATATTCTATGAAACCAGAGGACGCCAGCCAAAGCTGCCGGGAGATCTCGTTGAATCatctcgacaaggatctcgCCGGTATTGTCGGATCCATCTGTTCTCTTTGTATTCTATGGTTTTCCatatcaatcccatataaactggattagagcTATTACTTCACGAGgggcctaaaccagtataatccttatcTTTTATACGTTATGATGTCGTATCGTGTAGaaccttgtaccaacgtactcCAATACCCTATTTATCCGGTCTACAGATATCCTCCGTCGAcagataccatattttatttcattatatgcagatATTGGCGGttagatattatgatttaaggactgtCAACACCAGATTCAGTGCTCACCATTGCAGCCACAAACAGCAAGAGGCATGGGAAAAGCAAGAGGGTAGAAGATTGCAATTGCTCTATTCATCCCCCTTCATCTCTTTCTTTCATCCTCTCATCTATGGCCAAAAGAGCTCCAGGTCAGGGATTGCAATTCCTCTCTGTCTCAAATTGCAACGGAGGAAGAGCACGTGAAGATGACAGCGATTGTGCCATTGCCGCGGATTGGTGGAAGGAGGCGAAGAGGGATCATCAGCGCACTGTGCGGGATGAGGAATCTCGCGAATCGTGACTGCCGCTGCCACAGGAGAGAGGGGAGCGATCGGGAAAGCAGCCACTGGATCAACCAATGTTGTTGACCATGAACCCTAGGCCGCCTAATCGCCGGCGTCCACCGATCCGGAAATGAAGAggatggagaggagagggagagaggggcggtACCGGGCGTAGAGGGCGGCTGCCGGCTTCCCCTCGCCTTAGAGTGGCCAGATCTGCCAGCGAAGAGGCCGAAGTCACCGGATCCGGCGGTCCCGGCCTCCTCGTTGGCGGATGCAGCGGCGGAAGCgagaggatggcgacggcaaTGGCCCGCGTGCTGGGCGGCGGCAGGCACGGTAGCAGAGAGTGCGCGGGGGAGGTCATCACTTGCGGGAAGAAGAGAATGAGGGGGGCGGCACGCGGTGGCGGCCATTGCTTAGGCAGGAGATAGAGCGGAgcgagagaaggagaggaggcaaATGAatggtggcggctagggttcgaGGAAGGGGGTTAgggttgtttttgttttgcaaaaaCACTCTTAATCTTCTAGTTTTCAGAGCACGGTTCGATTTTCCAATTTTTCGCTTCTTCGTATAGAATATTGTTTTCTACAGAGGTCCTCTAGGTAAGGACGCAAAAGTTAGAACTAAGGACCTATAACAAATTATCAGGTAAATCAAGGACGTTTTTGCAAAATCGCCAGTGAGTACACGGACGCAGGAGAGCTCACAAAAACTAACCGCCATCTAGCGCTTCGCTGACGCGTCGACACGCGCTGGTGGCCACGCCAGCGCCAAACACAGAGGAAGCGTTAATCCTAGCTAGTTTGAAGTATTCCAATTGTTGTCACATGTTCTCTCCAGAACCCTGTAAAATCAAATTCAAtccttatctattatatactaactctattaaatttcctataaacgctctcaaaccgTCACGTGGCgctcctataaacgctcctaaatcACCACGTGGCGTGTTAACATCCAACCATcggttttcatttaatctggtggacccattatttttaaccattagatctttatttaaaaaaccaaaTCAATCTATCTCAGAAAAATCCCACGTTGCCATGTCCCCATGGACCGGTACATCCGTACGTCCGATGTACGTACATATCCCCTCTACgtacttttctttttccttcttataTACTTAGATTGgatgaaaaactaaaaagttCATGTTAACCATATGTTTTAAGTTGTaaacatatatgttattttaaGTTTTATTCTAAATAGCGCATCTCATCGAAACatccataaaaatattaataaattaaaattataaacTATATGATTGTATATCACAATTAAATTggacttatattttaaaaaacaatttaaattgtgagtagcattttaaaaatttactCACTCCCTACCATGTAATACTGATATATCCGAATGACATTATtaaattattaggagtaagctgaaacaaacaattagattattataatctataagccagattggtataatctaataatctcctttggaggagcttttttcagattattgggtgactaAAGACACACTACCCTTGTATGCCTCCAATAATACAGAGAAATAAACAGCTCGCAGTTTATTgtatgtcagcttattataatacAACTTAgagtaatatgatttttttaataatctagatcacaataatcttaagctgaaataAACAGGACCTAAACAGAACCATAGCCATACACTACAAGTCTGCAAGACTACACCCAAGCTCTCCCCACCTTGACCCATATAACCTCATAATGGCGCCATGGTGGAGATTCCCATCTCTCCCAGCATGCAGCTCTTAAACCGACCGCGGGGTAACGATTTTTTGTAGGCGGGATGTCTCTtccagaaaaatcaattttatagTAGTGTGGGCttctagctcgttaggatacCGAGCAAAGCTGATCCAGAGATAGCTCGATATCCACCCTACCGCCAAGCAGAACATATTAACAAATTACTAGCACGGCCATAAAAGTGCACGGGTTAGAATCTGCTTGTTTTGAAAGATTTATTATTGAACAATGAACAAATATGCATATACGCACATATTAAACGCCAGTACAGACGTACACGTATAGTCGATAGATAGAATCTCTAACCCGTGCATTTTAAAACGTACACATGTCGACGTGTAGACGTGTAGACGCAGTCACGCAAAGCCGCATGGGCGTTTCGATTTTGGCCAGCTCTGCACTGCACAGTCGTCAGTCGACGGATTTTCAGTCCTTTCAGTTTCGCTTCTTCGGGACATTAACGGCACCTCGCCGGATTTCCTCGGTGAGCCTCTGGAACGCGGCGTCAGACGACCCGCCCTTCTCGACGGCCTTCCGGCACGCCGCCTTCACGGCCACGGCCTTCTCCCTCGCCTTCCTCCCCgcctcgccgtccccgccgcccaGCAGGGTGCTCACCGCGcgctccagctccgccgcctccacgaaGTTGTCCCGCTCCCGGTCCAGCCGCAGCGGCACGGCGACGCCCAGGACGGACACCAGCAGGAACGCGTTCGCGTGCTGCTCGTTGTCGAGCGGCCATGGCAGCATCGGCACGCCGAACCAGAGGCTCTCGAGGAtggagttccacccgcagtgcgtcaCGAACCCGCCCacggcggcgtgggcgaggATGTCCTTCTGCGGCGCCCGCGTCGGCCACACGAGCCCCCTCCCCTTGGTCTTGTCCAAGAACCCCtcggggaggagctcgtcgagCATGGCGTCCGTGGGCACCCGTTGCCCCGGCCGGCTGTCCTTGGGCGGGCCGCGCAGCACCCACAGGAAGCGGTGCTCGCTCCGCTCCAGCGCGGCGGCTATCTCCCGCACCTtgggcggcggcaggaggccCTTGCTGCCGAAGCAGACAAGCAGCACGGACGCCGGGGGCTGCGCGTCCAGCCACCGCACGCACTCGTgcggctgctccggcggcggggtGAGCGCGATCACCGGGCCGATCGCGTACACCGTCGGCGCGGGCACCCCGCGCGTGCACCGGccgtcggcgatggcgtcgatgaCGCTCTgctcgagctccgccgccgtgtTGACGATGAAGCCGGTGGCCTTCATGTAGCACCT is a genomic window of Oryza glaberrima chromosome 7, OglaRS2, whole genome shotgun sequence containing:
- the LOC127778540 gene encoding anthocyanidin 3-O-glucosyltransferase 2-like; translation: MAKPTVVLLPVWGAGHFMPMIEAGKRLLRGSGGALSVTVLLMPAPTPEAAVDIAAQVKREEASGADDISFRHLPAVDMPTVHTGIEEWVSLILRSHGPHVRAAIAGLDCPVAALVTDIFCTPALDVAAELGVPSYVYFTSGAVMLELLLYSPVLDEEVPGEFSEMDGALNIPGLPPVPPSVLPATMLHKKKMSTYRWFLETGRCYMKATGFIVNTAAELEQSVIDAIADGRCTRGVPAPTVYAIGPVIALTPPPEQPHECVRWLDAQPPASVLLVCFGSKGLLPPPKVREIAAALERSEHRFLWVLRGPPKDSRPGQRVPTDAMLDELLPEGFLDKTKGRGLVWPTRAPQKDILAHAAVGGFVTHCGWNSILESLWFGVPMLPWPLDNEQHANAFLLVSVLGVAVPLRLDRERDNFVEAAELERAVSTLLGGGDGEAGRKAREKAVAVKAACRKAVEKGGSSDAAFQRLTEEIRRGAVNVPKKRN